The Conger conger chromosome 15, fConCon1.1, whole genome shotgun sequence genome contains a region encoding:
- the rag2 gene encoding V(D)J recombination-activating protein 2, producing MSLQLVTAVNCASLLQPGCSLLQLDGSVFLFGQKGWPKRSCPTGVFSVRLKKGQLKLRAISFSNDSCYLPPLRAPAVTRVEAQAGGEPECYLIHGGRTPNNELSSSLYLLGLDSRGCNRKVTLRCRETELSGEVPGARYGHTASMVRSRGKTACVLFGGRSYRPPGERTTETWNSVVDCLPLVYLVDLEFGCCTAHLLPELTDGQAFHLALAREDCVYILGGHTLDSDSRPPRLFRLKVELLLGSPLLSCEALDSGLCLTSPIATPVSCGASGGSAHHEYIILGGYRSESEKRLECSRVVLDDAGIHIEPQEPPPWTGEISHSRTWFGGSLGQGQALIGVPAPPDAHCFYQVSFRPEGEADGEDPAAQGCSQESTDFEDSAPLEDSEELYFGREPHELEDSSEGEGDTYNEEDEEDESQAGYWAKCCPGCLVDPNTWEPYYSTELHRPAMIFCSKGEDGHWVHAQCMDMPEVLLVKFSQSSSKYFCQDHGGLPWQEAQRTPARAAPPLKRTPLKKQHRKAPVKLNMTPAKKTFLRRLFD from the coding sequence ATGTCCCTGCAGCTGGTGACGGCGGTGAACTGCGCGAGCTTGCTGCAGCCCGGCTGCTCCCTCCTGCAGCTGGACGGCTCCGTCTTCCTGTTCGGGCAGAAGGGCTGGCCCAAGCGGTCCTGCCCGACGGGCGTGTTCAGCGTGCGGCTGAAGAAGGGCCAGCTGAAGCTGAGGGCCATCTCCTTCTCCAACGACTCCTGCTACCTCCCGCCGCTGCGCGCCCCGGCCGTCACGCGCGTGGAGGCCCAGGCCGGCGGCGAGCCCGAGTGCTACCTGATCCACGGCGGCCGCACGCCGAACAACGAGCTGTCCTCCAGCCTCTACCTGCTGGGTCTGGACAGCCGCGGGTGCAACCGCAAGGTGACCCTGCGTTGCCGGGAGACGGAGCTCTCGGGGGAGGTGCCGGGCGCGCGGTACGGCCACACCGCCAGCATGGTGAGGAGCCGCGGCAAGACCGCCTGCGTCCTGTTCGGCGGCCGCTCCTACCGCCCGCCCGGCGAGAGGACCACGGAGACCTGGAACAGCGTGGTGGACTGCCTGCCCCTGGTGTACCTCGTCGACCTGGAGTTCGGCTGCTGCACCGCCCACCTGCTGCCCGAGCTCACCGACGGGCAGGCCTTCCACCTGGCCCTGGCCCGGGAGGACTGCGTGTACATCCTGGGGGGCCACACCCTGGACTCCGACTCCCGGCCCCCGCGGCTGTTCCGCCTCAAGGTGGAGCTCCTCCTGGGCagccccctgctctcctgcgaGGCCCTGGACTCCGGCCTCTGCCTGACCAGCCCCATCGCCACGCCCGTCAGCTGCGGGGCGTCCGGAGGCTCCGCCCACCACGAGTACATCATCCTGGGCGGGTACCGGTCCGAGTCGGAGAAGCGGCTGGAGTGCAGCCGGGTGGTGCTGGACGACGCCGGCATCCACATCGAGCCCCAGGAGCCCCCGCCGTGGACCGGGGAGATCAGCCACAGCCGCACCTGGTTCGGCGGGAGCCTGGGCCAGGGACAGGCGCTCATCGGCGTCCCCGCTCCCCCGGACGCCCACTGCTTCTACCAGGTGAGCTTCCGGCCGGAGGGGGAGGCGGACGGCGAGGACCCCGCCGCGCAGGGCTGCAGCCAGGAGTCGACGGACTTCGAGGACTCGGCGCCTCTGGAGGACTCGGAGGAGCTCTACTTCGGGCGGGAGCCGCACGAACTGGAGGACAGCAGCGAGGGCGAGGGCGACACCTACaacgaggaggacgaggaggacgaaTCCCAGGCGGGCTACTGGGCCAAGTGCTGCCCGGGCTGCCTGGTGGACCCCAACACCTGGGAGCCGTACTACTCCACCGAGCTGCACCGGCCCGCCATGATCTTCTGCTCCAAGGGCGAGGACGGCCACTGGGTGCACGCGCAGTGCATGGACATGCCCGAGGTGCTCCTCGTCAAGTTCTCCCAGAGCAGCAGCAAGTACTTCTGCCAGGACCACGGCGGCCTGCCCTGGCAGGAGGCGCAGCGGACGCCCGCCAGAGCGGCGCCGCCCCTGAAACGCACGCCCCTGAAGAAGCAGCACCGGAAGGCCCCCGTCAAGCTGAACATGACGCCGGCCAAGAAGACCTTCCTCCGGAGGCTGTTCGACTGA
- the rag1 gene encoding V(D)J recombination-activating protein 1 produces the protein MGTDPPIRSVPDELQHPYSKFSDWKFKLFRVKSMEKAPLPAEGPLGGLPAPQVALPRPPGMEGLEPELGRTGSVMRLCLGGKTKEVVEGPGHRVDLKLLEIDTHMNHLRSLCRLCGLALAKAQGGPEHEVQGVLDEASRLSLRRMGCKASTWPEVILKVFKVDAAADLETVHPPFFCHRCWKAAIRGGGFCCFSRTRVLQWRPHSAQCPLCHPKKASLKRKGRKRCRSPRATPHLAKRVKTDPHDRGAGAGAGRPRRPGSEQPPGGRALVKAGLQRALWVKNITRCKSAHLSPDLLLEPLPADFLRAVTCQVCDHLLADAVQSPCGHLFCRTCILKFSHALGPRCPACTLPCPPSELAPPAKAFLAVLQGLVLRCPRPECEEGVRMDVYAGHCLAHRREEDEDGDFGGPPKGRGPDYYLPVNKGGRPRQHLLSLTRRAQKHRLKELKAHVKAFAEKEEGGDVKSVCLTLFLLALRAGGEHRQADELEAMMQGRGFGLHPAVCLAIRVNTFLSCSQYHKMYRTVKATSGRQIFQPLHALRSAEKELLPGYHPFEWQPALKGVSSLTAVGIIDGLSGWSASVDDSPSDTIARRFRYDVALASALRDLEEDIVEGLRERGLEDSACTRGFSVVVKESCDGMGDVSEKHGGGPALPEKAVRFSFTVMSVSVRPEGAAEDVTLFQEPKPNSELSCRPLCLMFVDEADHETLTAILGPVVAERDAMKESRLILPVGGLPRSFRFHFRGTGYDEKMVREVEGLEASGSTYICTLCDATRAEASRNMVLHAVTRSHRENGERYELWRSNPYGESADELRDRVKGVSAKPFLETQPTMDALHCDIGNAAEFYKLFQDEIGEVHGRPAGAPPGREERRSWRAVLDKQLRQRMKLKPVMRMNGNYARRLMTREAAEAVCELVPSEERRGALRELMELYLQMKPVWRSTCPARECPDQLCRYAFNSQRFADLLSTTFRHRYDGKITNYLHKTLAHVPEIVERDGSIGAWASEGNESGNKLFRRFRKMNARQSKSFELEDILKHHWLYTSKYLQKFMEAHRNSAKAMQATIDPVESLDDGDVELDPADTLDF, from the exons ATGGGGACAGACCCCCCCATACGTTCGGTGCCTGACGAGCTCCAGCACCCCTACTCCAAGTTCTCCGACTGGAAGTTCAAGCTCTTCCGCGTGAAGTCCATGGAGAAGGCACCCCTGCCGGCCGAGGGGCCCCTCGGAGGGCTCCCGGCCCCCCAGGTCGcgctcccccgccccccagggATGGAGGGGTTGGAGCCCGAGCTGGGACGGACCGGGAGCGTGATGAGGCTCTGCCTGGGAGGGAAGACCAAGGAGGTGGTGGAAGGCCCGGGACACCGCGTCGACCTGAAGCTCCTGGAGATCGACACCCACATGAACCACCTCAG GAGTCTGTGTCGGCTCTGCGGCCTGGCGTTGGCGAAGGCGCAGGGGGGTCCGGAGCACGAGGTCCAGGGGGTCCTGGACGAGGCCAGCCGCTTGTCCCTGCGCAGGATGGGCTGCAAGGCCTCCACCTGGCCGGAGGTCATCCTGAAGGTGTTCAAGGTGGACGCGGCGGCGGACCTGGAGACGGTGCACCCGCCCTTCTTCTGCCACCGCTGCTGGAAGGCGGCCATCCGCGGCGGCGGCTTCTGCTGCTTCTCCAGGACGCGGGTCCTGCAGTGGAGGCCCCACTCCGCCCAGTGCCCCCTCTGCCACCCCAAAAAGGCCTCCCTCAAGCGCAAGGGCCGGAAGCGCTGCCGGTCGCCCCGGGCCACCCCCCACCTGGCCAAGAGGGTGAAGACGGACCCCCACGACCGGGGCGCCGGGGCGGGGGCCGGTAGGCCTCGCCGGCCGGGGAGCGAGCAGCCCCCGGGGGGCCGGGCGTTGGTCAAGGCTGGCCTCCAGAGGGCGCTGTGGGTGAAGAACATCACCCGCTGCAAGAGCGCCCACCTCAGCCCGgacctgctgctggagcctcTCCCCGCCGACTTCCTCCGCGCCGTTACCTGCCAGGTGTGCGATCACCTGCTGGCCGACGCCGTGCAGTCCCCCTGCGGCCACCTCTTCTGCCGCACCTGCATCCTGAAGTTCAGCCACGCCCTGGGGCCCCGCTGCCCCGCCTGCACCttgccctgccccccctccgAGCTCGCTCCCCCCGCCAAGGCCTTCCTGGCCGTCCTGCAGGGCCTGGTGCTCCGGTGCCCCAGGCCGGAGTGCGAGGAAGGGGTACGGATGGACGTGTACGCCGGCCACTGCCTCGCCCACCGgagggaggaggacgaggacggCGACTTCGGCGGTCCGCCCAAGGGCCGGGGCCCCGACTACTACCTGCCCGTCAACAAGGGCGGTCGCCCCCGGCAGCACCTCCTGTCGCTGACGCGCCGGGCGCAGAAGCACCGGCTGAAGGAGCTGAAGGCCCACGTCAAGGCCTTCGCGGAGAAGGAGGAGGGCGGCGACGTGAAGTCCGTGTGCCTCACCCTGTTCCTGCTGGCCCTGCGCGCCGGGGGAGAGCACAGGCAGGCGGACGAGCTGGAGGCCATGATGCAAG GCCGGGGGTTCGGACTGCACCCCGCGGTGTGCCTGGCGATTCGGGTCAACACCTTCCTGAGCTGCAGCCAGTACCACAAGATGTACCGCACGGTCAAGGCCACCAGTGGGCGCCAGATCTTCCAGCCCCTCCACGCGCTGCGCAGCGCGGAGAAGGAGCTCCTCCCGGGATACCACCCCTTCGAGTGGCAGCCGGCCCTCAAGGGCGTGTCCAGCCTGACCGCGGTGGGCATCATCGACGGCCTGTCGGGCTGGTCGGCGTCCGTGGACGACTCGCCCTCCGACACCATCGCCCGGCGCTTCCGCTACGACGTGGCCCTGGCGTCGGCCCTGCGCGACCTGGAGGAGGACATCGTGGAGGGCCTGCGGGAGCGGGGCCTGGAGGACAGCGCCTGCACGCGCGGCTTCTCCGTGGTGGTGAAGGAGTCGTGCGACGGCATGGGCGACGTCAGCGAGAAGCACGGCGGCGGGCCCGCGCTGCCCGAGAAGGCGGTGCGCTTCTCCTTCACGGTGATGTCGGTGTCCGTGCGTCCCGAGGGCGCCGCGGAGGACGTGACGCTCTTCCAGGAGCCCAAGCCCAACTCGGAGCTGAGCTGCCGCCCCCTCTGCCTGATGTTCGTGGACGAGGCCGACCACGAGACGCTGACCGCCATCTTGGGCCCGGTGGTGGCCGAGCGCGACGCAATGAAGGAGAGCCGGCTCATCCTGCCCGTGGGCGGGCTGCCGCGCTCCTTCCGCTTCCACTTCCGCGGCACGGGCTACGACGAGAAGATGGTGCGTGAGGTGGAGGGCCTGGAGGCGTCGGGCTCCACCTACATCTGCACGCTGTGCGACGCCACGCGGGCGGAGGCCTCCCGGAACATGGTGCTGCACGCCGTCACGCGCAGCCACCGGGAGAACGGCGAGCGCTACGAGCTGTGGCGCTCCAACCCCTACGGCGAGTCGGCGGACGAGCTGCGCGACCGCGTCAAGGGCGTCTCCGCCAAGCCCTTCCTGGAGACGCAGCCCACCATGGACGCGCTGCACTGCGACATCGGCAACGCCGCCGAGTTCTACAAGCTGTTCCAGGACGAGATCGGCGAGGTGCACGGGCGGCCGGCCGGCGCCCCGCCGGGCCGGGAGGAGCGCCGGAGCTGGAGGGCCGTGCTGGACAAGCAGCTCCGGCAGAGGATGAAGCTGAAGCCCGTCATGCGCATGAACGGGAACTACGCGCGCCGGCTGATGACGCGCGAGGCGGCGGAGGCCGTGTGCGAGCTGGTGCCGTCGGAGGAGCGCCGCGGCGCCCTGCGGGAGCTGATGGAGCTCTACCTGCAGATGAAGCCGGTGTGGCGCTCCACCTGCCCCGCCCGCGAGTGCCCCGACCAGCTGTGCCGCTACGCCTTCAACTCGCAGCGCTTCGCCGACCTGCTGTCCACCACCTTCAGGCACCGCTACGACGGCAAGATCACCAACTACCTGCACAAGACGCTGGCGCACGTGCCCGAGATCGTCGAGCGGGACGGCTCCATCGGCGCCTGGGCCAGCGAGGGGAACGAGTCCGGGAACAAGCTGTTCCGGCGCTTCCGGAAGATGAACGCCCGCCAGTCCAAGAGCTTCGAGCTGGAGGACATCCTCAAGCACCACTGGCTCTACACCTCCAAGTACCTGCAGAAGTTCATGGAGGCGCACAGGAACTCCGCCAAGGCCATGCAGGCCACCATCGACCCGGTGGAGAGCCTCGACGACGGCGACGTCGAGCTGGATCCCGCCGACACCTTGGACTTTTGA